The sequence GCGACGGCGCCGCTGAGCCAGGCGCTGAGGCGACAGATCCTGCCGGGCGGCGAAGGATGCTGGGACACGCCCACCCTGCTCTCCTCGTTTCGTCTCGATGCTGCAGGGCGGCTCGTCTTCGGAAGCGTCGGCGCGCTTCGCGGGGCGGGCAGCGCGATCCATCGGCATTGGAGCCGGCGCGCCCTCGCCAGGATCTTTCCGGAGCTTCGCGACATCAGCTTCGACTACGCCTGGTATGGACAGATCGGCATGACGCCGGACGCCATACCCCGCCTGCACAGGCCGGACGACGGCGTGTTCGCGGTCGGCGGCTACAACGGTCGGGGCATAGCGCCGGGAACCAGCTTCGGCCGGGAACTCGCAAGGCTTGCCCTGGGCGAGACCGCCGTCGCCGATCTGGCTCTTCCACTTTCGAACCTCGCGAGGGCCCGCTTTCGAACGGTGCAGGAAGCCTACTATGAGGCGGGGGCCAGCCTGGCCCACCTCGTTGCGGAGCGCCTTTAGGTCATATTGCTCAGAGCGTCGAGGACTCAAACTGCGATCTCGAAGACCTCGCCGCTCGGTTCAGACAACCCGGTCCGCCGAACTTAGCTGGCCCAGAAGCGGATTGGCTGGCAGTATCGCCTCAAACATTGCTTTCCGGGGGGATCGCCATGACCGCTATCGCTGAACCGTTACCGTCCTTCTCCGGCCGCGACGACCGGGGCTTTTTCGTGCGCGGCGCCATCATCATGGCCGTGACCGTCGCAGCCGGCTTCACCTTCAATCTTGCGGCGGGGCGATCGAGCTTCGGCGCCCCACTGCTGATCCATGCCCACGCGATCACCTTCATGGGTTGGGTGACGATCTACCTGACCCAGAATATCCTGGTGGCGAAAGGCAATTTCGCCCTGCACCGCCGCCTGGGCTGGCTTGCCGCCTGCTGGGTCGGGCTGATGCTTGTGCTCGGCTGCGCGGTCACGATCTTCGACATCCGTGCGGCCCGTGTGCCGTTCTTCTTCCGCCCGGCGCAGTTCCTGGTCTTCGACCCGCTCACCCTGTTCGCCTTCGCCGGCCTGACCTATGCGGCGATCGCAATGCGCCGGCGGACCGACTGGCACCGGCGCCTGCATTTTTGCGCCATGTCCATGATGATGGGGCCGGCGTTCGGACGGCTCTTGCCCTCCCCGTTGCTCGCGCCGTGGGCTTGGGAGGCGGCCTTCGCCGCCTGCCTGATCTTCCCTCTGGCCGGCATAGTCTTGGACATTCGGCGCGGCGGCAAGGCGCACCCAGCCTGGCTCCTCGGCCTCGCCGTCACCTTCGGTGTCCTGATCGGGACGGAGGCCATCACCTACAGCCCGGCGGCAACGGCCCTCTACAACGCTGTCGCCGCGGGCTCGACGGGCGCCGCCGTCGCGCCATTGGCGTTTGGCCACCCGCCGGGCGCAAAGCCAGCGCCTCGGTGATCTCGAATTTGCTGCTTGACGCGGGTCGTCAGCATCCACTGCCGCATGCAGGTCAAGCACATGACCGCCCGGCGCCGCCACAGGCCCAGGGCGCCTGATAGCGGCGACTGACAAGCCCAGGAGATGTTGGCTGCGGATGGCGCTGCAGTCGAAATGGAGAGTCAAGGCGCAGCTGCCCGATTGACGCGCCTCGCCCCGCGCGGCCAAGCTCCCGTCCCGATTCCGGAGCGACCATGACCAGACGCACAACCAAGATCATGGCCGCGGCAGCGCTCGCCGCGATCGCCTCGGGCGGGCTTTGCGCCGCCCATGCCGCGGGCGTTGACCCGCCCCTGTTCCAGGACCTGCACTGGCGCTCGATCGGGCCGTTTCGAGGCGGGCGAGTCTTGGCGGTCGACGGCGCGCCGGACAAACCCCAGCGCTTCTACTTCGGGGCGGTGAACGGCGGTGTCTGGCGAACGGACGACGCCGGCCGCACCTGGGCGCCGATATTCGATTCGGCCCCGGTCGGCTCCATCGGCGCCATCGCCGTGGCCCCGTCCGCGCCCGGCGTGATCTATGTCGGCACCGGCGAAGCGGACATGCGCTCGGACATCGCCCAGGGCGTCGGCATGTTCAAGTCTGTCGACGGCGGCGCCAGCTGGGCCGCCATCGGCCTTTCCGACACCCAGGCCATCGGCAAGATCCTGGTCGATCCGCGTGATCCCGATGCACTGCTGGTGGCGGCGCTCGGCCATCCCTACGGCCCCAACGCCGAGCGGGGCGTGTTCCGCTCGACCGATGGCGGCAAGACCTGGGCCAAGACCCTGTTCAAGGACGCCGACACCGGCGCCATCGACCTGGCCTTCCAGCCAGGCCATCCGGACGTGGTCTACGCCGCCCTGTGGCAAACCCGCCGGCCGCCATGGAACGTCTATCCGCCCTCCAGCGGCCCCGGCGGCGGCCTCTACAAGTCCGTCGATGGCGGCAAGACCTGGACCGCGATCGGCGGCCAAGGCCTGCCCGCCTCGCCCGGCCGCATCGGCATCGCCGTCACGCCCGCCAAGCCGGACCGCCTGTTCGCCCTGGTCGACGCCGAAGAGGGCGGCCTGTTCCGCTCCGACGACGCGGGCGCCACCTGGGCCAAGGTCAGCGACGACAAGCGCATCTGGAACCGCGGCTGGTATTTCGGCGGCATTACGGTCGATCCGAAGAACGCCGACCGGGTCTGGGTGTGCGACACCATCGTGCTACGCTCGGACGATGGCGGCGCCCATTTCACCCCGGTCAAGGGCGACCCCACCGGCGACGACTTCCATGTCCTGTGGATCGACCCCAACAACACCGACCGGCGGATCCTGGGCGTCGACCAGGGCGCGCTGGTGACCATGAATGGCGGGGCGACCTGGAGTTCGTGGTTCAACCAGCCGACCGGCCAGTTCTACCATGTGGCCACCGACAATCGCTTCCCCTACCGGGTCTATGGCGCCCAGCAGGACTCTGGCGCCGCTGGCGTGCCCAGCCGCACCGACAGCCAGGTCGACGGCATCAACATGACCGAGTTCCACGAGGTCACCGCCGGCGGCGAAAGCGACGAAATCGCGCCCGACCCGGACGATCCGGACACCGTCTATGGCGGCCGGGTGGACAAGCTGGACCTGCGCTCCGGCCAGACCCGCAGCGTCGACCCGACCCTGGCCTTCCCGGACAACTATCGGGGGACCTGGACCCTGCCGCTGACCTTCGGCAAGCGCGACCACACCCTCTATTTCGGCAACCAGCGCGTCTTCGCCACCACCGACGGCGGCCAGTCCTGGAAGCCGATCAGCCCGGATCTGACCCGCCCAAATCCGCAGGTCCCCACGACCCTCGACGCCGCAACCATCGCCGACACCTCGGTGCGCGGGCCGCGTCGGGGCGTGGTCTACGACATCGGTCCTTCGCCTGTGAAGGATGGGCTGATCTGGGCGGGCACCGACGACGGTCTGGTCTGGCGCACCCGCGATGGCGGCAAGACCTGGGACAATGTCACCCCCAAGGCGCTCGGCGCCTGGTCAAAGGTCGGGACTGTCGAGCCGTCGCATTTCGACCCGGAGGTCGCCTATATCGCCGTCGACCGCCACCGGCTGGACGATTTCGCGCCCTATATTTATCGCACCCGCGACGGCGGCAAGACCTGGACTCCGATCACCGCAGGCCTCGCCGAGGGCGGCGTGCTGAACGCTGTCAATGTGGTGCGCGAAGACCCGGCGCAGAAGGGCCTGCTCTATGCCGGGACCGAGCGCGGCGCCTTCGTCTCGTTCGACGACGGCGATCACTGGCAGCCCCTGCAGAGCGGCCTGCCGCGGACCTCGGTGCGCGACATCACCCTGCACGATGCGGACCTGGTGATCGCCACCCACGGACGCGGCTTCTACGTCATGGACGACATCGCCCCCCTGCGCGCCCTGGCTGCGGACGCCTCCGCCGGCGCGCGCCTGTTCACTCCGGCGCCGGCGATCCGCCTGCACGAGCCGCCGTTCGTCGGCACGCCCATGCCCAAGGACGAGCCGATCGCCCAGAACCCGCCCGACGGCGCCTATATCGACTATGTGGTGGCCGCCGGAGCCTCGCCGGCCCATGTGACCGTCGCCATCCTCGACGCCCAGGGGACGCCTGTGGCGCGGTTCGCCAGCACAGACCCGGCCCCGGCGCCGGACCTGGCCAAGATCGATGCGGCGCCGGAGTGGGTGGTTCGCCCCGGCTCGCCATCGGCCACCCCCGGCCAGCACCGCTTCGTCTGGGACTTGCACTACGCCAAGCCCGACGGCCTTGGCGACGAGGACGAAGGCGTCTGGGCGCCGCCGGGACGCTACACTGTAGAGCTGACGGTGGACGGCAAAAGCTGGCGCCAGCCTCTGGAAATCCTGCCCGATCCACGCGTCAAGGCGACGCCCGCCGATCTCCAGGCCGAATTCGCCCTCGCCCGCCAGATCGAACAGTCGCGCCTGCGCATCCACGCCGCCTTGACCGAGGCGGCCAAGCAGCAGGCCGCGCTGAAGGTTCAGATCCAGGCCGCCGATGCGACCCACCAAGCTGGCCTCCTGGCCAAGGCGGCCCAATTGGACGCCCTAGCCGACATTCCGACCGACAGTCCGCGCAAGATGGTCGGCCGCGCCAGCCCGTCCGTCGACGGCCTTGCAGACATCGCCGAACAGCTCGACAAGCTGGCCACGGCCGTGGACGGGGCTGACGGCGCCCCGACACCCGACGATCTGGCCGGCTTCGCCAAGACCAGCCAGGCCCTCGAAGCGGCGCTGGCCCGGTGGTCCGCCTTGAAGGCGTCGCTATCGCCGGCGGCCTGAGCCGGCCGATGGTCATAGTGAGTCGAGTAGCATGATGCGTTCTGTTTGGTTGGCGGCGGCTTCGGGCGCCGTATTGGCTGGAGCCGGGCTGCAGGCGGCGCCTGCGCTCGCCGCGTCGGCCCCGATCGACACCGTGGTCGTCACGGCGACCCGCACGCCGGAGCCCGCCGATCAGGTTCCCGCCGACATCTCGGTGATCACCGCCGACGAGTTGAACGCGCGAAAGCCCTCGAACATGGCCGAGGTCCTGAGCCTGACTCCGGGTGTCGAAGCGCCGCCCGGCGGGGATGCAGGCCCGTCCAGCGCCGTACCGTCCTTCTGGGGCCTGCACGAGTTCGACGCCTTCCTGCTGGTCGTCGACGGCGTGCCCTGGGGCGGCGCCTTCAACCCCATGATCACCACCCTCGACTTCAACGACGTCTCGCACGTCGAGGTGCTCAAGGGCGCAGCCCCGGTCATGTACGGCGCGACCTCCTTCGTCGGCGTAGTGCAGGCGCTGCATTATCCAGCCGGCGAAGCGGCGAACCAGGTCGACATCGCCTACGGAAGCTACAGCTCTGCGCGAGGGTCCGCCTCCATGGCGTTGCCCCAGTTGGGAAACCTGCGCCAGTCGCTCGCTGTGGACGGCCAGAGCCTCGGCTCCGCCGACAAGCGCGAAGCCGCCGCCAATGGCCATGCGTTGTATCGCGCAGCCCTGGATGTCGGCGGCGGCAAGCTGACCTTCGACGGCGACATCACCTTCGTTCGCGACACCCCGACGAGCCCGGTGATCCGCGAGGGCCAGAGGCTGACGACGCTGACCCCGGTCAACGCCAACTTCAATCCGGCCGACGCCCGCATCGACCAGAACCAGTATCATCTGGCGGTCGGCTATTCGCAGCCAACGGCGTGGGGAACCTGGGACAGCCTGGTCTCGCTTGCGCACTCGGACATCACCGACATCCGCGCCTTCCTGCATCCTGACCTCAGCGGCGACGCCGACACTCAAAGCCAGCGCCGCCACATCGACGACGATTACGCCGACACCCACCTGACCCATGCCTTCGGCGGGGACACGACCCTGGTGATCGGCGCCGACCTTCTCTACGGGCATGGCTGGCAGACCACCCTGAACGGCAACAGCGCCTATAACGTGCCGCTCAGCGGGGCGGTGACGCCGCCGCCGACCTCGCAGCTGGTGGTCAACGAGATCGGGGCGGTCAACGATCGCCGCCTGTTCGCCGGTCAGTACGCGCAAGTGGACTGGAAGCCGGACGCGCGTTGGGACGTGACCGCAGGCATCAGGATCAACGAAACTCGCGAGGCCAAGGCCTCCAGCGACCTGGTCCTGCCCCCGCCCCAGCTTGCGGCCGCATCCTCCAGCCGCACCGAGGCGCGGATCTCCGAAACCCTCGGCGCCAGCTACCGGCTGTGGAGCCAGGGCAAGGACGAAGCCGTGGCCTATGCCGATTTCCGCGACGCCTTCAAACCCTCGGCGCTCGACTTCGGCCCGGACTATACGCCGGACGTGCTGCGCCCAGAGACGGCCCAGAGCTACGAGGTGGGCTTGAAGGGCGCGCTCGCCGGCGGGCGGCTCAGCTATCAGGCCGAACTGTTCCTGCTGAACTTCCACAACCTGGTGGTCGCCACCAGTTCCGGCGCCCTGGTCAACGCCGGCGGCGAGCGGCTGAAAGGCGCCGAGTTCGAGTTGCGCTATCAGGTTACGCCCGATCTGGCTCTTGCCGGCAATTTCGCCTGGCACGACGCCCGCTACACCCGATACCTGTTTGTCGACGACGACACGGGCCTCACCGTCGATGTCGCCGGACGGCGGTTGCCGCTGTCGCCGCAGGTTCTGGCTTCCGCCGGCGTCCTCTACACGCCGCGCCACGGACTTAACGCGACCCTGGTCGCCAACTATGTCGGTCGCCGCTACCTGGACGAGGAGAACACAGCGCCAGTCGGCGGCTACGCGACCCTGGCGGGCAGCGTCGGCTATCGCTTCGGCCGCTATCTGGTGCAGGTCGAGGGCACGAATCTGACCAACCAGCGGCCGCCGGTGACGGCCAGCGAATTCGGCAGCGGGTCCTTCTATCTCCTACCGGCGCGGACGGTGTGGCTTCGCCTGAGCTACAAGCTCTAGGGGTGGACGGCGCTTCGAACGCCGCTATGGTCGAGCCAGACGGCGAAGCCGCGATGGAGGAATTTCTATGACCGCTCACCTCATGTGTTCCTGCTCGCGCCTCGCCATGCCCGGCCTCGCGGCGCTCGCGCTGATCGTCGCTGCTCCAGCCTTCGCCGCCGATCCGGCGCCGGCGCACGGCGCTCCGGTCGACCAAGCGCTGTTCAAGGCCCTGCAATGGCGCGGGATCGGCCCCTATCGCGGCGGGCGGGCCCTGGCGGTGACCGGCGTTCCGGGCGCCCCCGACACCTTCTATTTCGGCGCCGCCGCAGGCGGGGTCTGGAAGACCACCGACGCCGGCAACAGCTGGAAGCCTATCTTCGACAGCCAGCCCATGTCCTCGATCGGCGCCATCGCCGTGGCCCCGTCCAATCCCGAGGTGATCTATGTCGGCTCGGGCGAGGCGGCGCTGCGCGGCGACATCACCTATGGCGACGGGGTCTACAAGTCGGCGGACGGGGGCAAGACCTGGAGCCATATCGGCCTAACGGACAGCCGCCAGATCGGGGCGGTGATCGTCGATCCGACCAATCCCGACATCGTGCTGGTGGCGGCCATGGGCCACGCCTTCGGGCCCAACAGCGAGCGCGGCGTGTTCCGCAGCACCGACGGCGGCAAGACCTGGACCAAGACGCTCTACAAGGACGAGCACACCGGCGCCATCGACGTCACCTTCGACCCCAGCAACCCCAAGATCGTCTATGCGGCCATGTGGCAGGCCCAGCGCCAACCCTGGAACTT is a genomic window of Phenylobacterium montanum containing:
- a CDS encoding TonB-dependent receptor, which produces MMRSVWLAAASGAVLAGAGLQAAPALAASAPIDTVVVTATRTPEPADQVPADISVITADELNARKPSNMAEVLSLTPGVEAPPGGDAGPSSAVPSFWGLHEFDAFLLVVDGVPWGGAFNPMITTLDFNDVSHVEVLKGAAPVMYGATSFVGVVQALHYPAGEAANQVDIAYGSYSSARGSASMALPQLGNLRQSLAVDGQSLGSADKREAAANGHALYRAALDVGGGKLTFDGDITFVRDTPTSPVIREGQRLTTLTPVNANFNPADARIDQNQYHLAVGYSQPTAWGTWDSLVSLAHSDITDIRAFLHPDLSGDADTQSQRRHIDDDYADTHLTHAFGGDTTLVIGADLLYGHGWQTTLNGNSAYNVPLSGAVTPPPTSQLVVNEIGAVNDRRLFAGQYAQVDWKPDARWDVTAGIRINETREAKASSDLVLPPPQLAAASSSRTEARISETLGASYRLWSQGKDEAVAYADFRDAFKPSALDFGPDYTPDVLRPETAQSYEVGLKGALAGGRLSYQAELFLLNFHNLVVATSSGALVNAGGERLKGAEFELRYQVTPDLALAGNFAWHDARYTRYLFVDDDTGLTVDVAGRRLPLSPQVLASAGVLYTPRHGLNATLVANYVGRRYLDEENTAPVGGYATLAGSVGYRFGRYLVQVEGTNLTNQRPPVTASEFGSGSFYLLPARTVWLRLSYKL